In the Streptomyces sp. NBC_00193 genome, GTCGGTGGCCCGATCGGCTCCACCCGACCGCCCTCGGTGTGATGCGCACGTTCATACGTCGCCTCCCACGAGGGGCCCCCTCAGCGGCATAAAGCGCCTGAGCGATGGCTCGTGGTCCCGCGCAGCTTTGTACGTACGTTGCAGTACTGCAAGCCCGGCACGGTACGACCCCCCTCGCCGCCTCGCGCCGCGTCTCACAGAAGAGGCAGCACCCTGACTACGTTCCGAGACCTCGGGATCTTTCCCGAGACGGCCGAAGCCCTTGAGGCCGTCGGCATTGTGTCCCCCTTCCCGATCCAGGAGATGACCCTCCCCGTCGCCATGTCCGGCACGGACGTCATCGGCCAGGCCAAGACCGGTACCGGCAAGACGCTCGGTTTCGGCCTCCCCCTGCTGGAGCGCGTCGTCGTCCCCGCGGACGTCGAGGCCGGCCGTTCCACGCCGGATCAGCTCACCGACGCCCCGCAGGCCCTCGTGGTGGTTCCGACCCGCGAGCTCTGCACCCAGGTCACCAACGACCTCCTCACCGCGGGCAAGGTCCGCAACGTCCGCGTCCTCGCCATATACGGCGGCCGCGCGTACGAGCCGCAGGTCGAGGCGCTCAAGAAGGGCGTCGACGTCATCGTCGGCACCCCGGGCCGCCTGCTCGACCTGGCCGGACAGAAGAAGCTCGACCTCTCCAAGGTCAAGGCCCTCGTCCTGGACGAGGCCGACGAAATGCTCGACCTGGGCTTCCTGCCCGACGTCGAGAGGATCATGAGCTACCTGCCGGCCAAGCGTCAGACGATGCTGTTCTCGGCGACCATGCCGGGTGCGGTCATCGGACTGGCCCGCCGGTACATGACGCAGCCGACGCACATCCGCGCCGTCTCCGAGGACGGTGAGGGCGCGACCGTCGCCAACACCACGCAGCACGTCTTCCGTGCGCACAACATGGACAAGCCGGAGCTCGTCTCCCGCATCCTGCAGGCCGAAGGCCGCGGGCTCGCCATGATCTTCTGCCGCACCAAGCGCACCGCGGCCGACATCGCCGAGCAGCTGGAGAAGCGCGGCTTCGCGTCCGGCGCCGTCCACGGCGACCTGGGCCAGGGCGCCCGCGAGCAGGCGCTGCGCGCCTTCCGCAACGGCAAGGTCGACGTGCTGGTCTGCACCGACGTCGCCGCGCGCGGTATCGATGTCGAGGGTGTCACCCACGTCATCAACTACCAGACGCCCGAGGACGAGAAGACCTTCCTGCACCGCGTGGGCCGCACCGGCCGCGCGGGCAAGAAGGGCATCGCCGTCACCCTGGTCGACTGGGACGACATCCCGCGCTGGCAGCTGATCAACAAGGCGCTGGAGCTGGACTTCCACGACCCGGTGGAGACGTACTCCACGTCCCCGCACCTGTACGAGCAGATGAACATCCCGGCCGGCACCAAGGGCGTCCTGCCGCGCGCCGAGCGCACGCGGGCCGGCCTGAAGGCCGAGAACCTGGAAGACCTGGGCGAGACCGGCGGCCGCGGTGGCCGTGGCGGCCGCGACGGTGGCCGTGACAGCGGTCGTGACGGTGGCCGTGACCGTGGACGCGATGCCGGCCGCGACAGTGGACGTGACGGTGGCCGCAGTGCCGCCGCCCCGGTCGCCGAGGAGCGTCCCGCCCGTGCCCCGCGCCAGCGCCGCCGCACCCGTGGCGGCTCGGACCAGGGCGCCGAGCTCCTGACCCCGGTGACCACCGAGGCCACCCCGGTCGCCGCGGCCGCCCCGGCGGTCCAGGCTCCGGCGGTCCAGGCCGCTGCGGTCCAGGCCCCGGAGGCTCCGGCCGCCGACGAGGCGCGCAAGCCGCGCCGTCGCCGGACCCGGTCGGCCGCCCCGGCCGCCACCTTCGTCGCCCCCGCGACGAAGCTGGAGCCCCTGGCCCCGTTCGTCAGGGAGCCGGAGCCGGACTTCCAGATCGCCCCGCCGGTCGAGCCGGTCCGGGAGCGCCGCACCAGCGCCGCCCGCACCAGCGCCCCGCGTGTCCGTGCCCCCCGCAAGGCAGCGGCCGCTCCGGCCGCCGCCCCGGTGGCCGAGGTCGTCGCCCAGGCCGCCGTGGTCGAGGCTCCGGCCGCTCCGGTCGCCGCCGCTGTCGCGGTGGCGGTCGCCGAGGAGGCTCCGGTCAAGCCGAAGCGCACGCGGACCCGCAAGGTCGCAGCTGCCGCTCCGGCCGCCGAGGTCGTCGCCGAGGCCGCCGCTCCGGTGGCGGAGGAGGCTCCGGTCAAGCCGAAGCGCACCCGCACCCGCAAGGTTGCCGCCGCCGCCCCGGAGGCTCCGGCCGCCGAGGCCGCTGCTCCGACCGCCGAGGAGGCTCCGGTCAAGCCGAAGCGCACGCGGACCCGCAAGGCCGTCGCCGCGGTGGAGACCCCGGAGGCGTAACGCCCTGCCGATGGCCCCGGTCCCCTTTCGAGGGGGCCGGGGCCATCGGCGTACCCGGGCCGCGCGGAGCTCCCGTACGGGCGTACGGGCCGGTAACCTCGGGCCATGAGCAAGCCCCCGACCCTCACGCTCCCGCCCGCGGCCCGTGCGTACCGCCTGGCCACGGCCCGCGGCGAGTTCGCCGTGCACGAGGCCGTGCCCGCGGGGCCGGCCCGCGGCATCGCCCTGCTGGTGCCCGGCTACACCGGCAGCAAGGAGGACTTCATCGGCCTCCTCGGGCCGCTGGCCGGCGCCGGGTACCGGGTGGTCGCCGTCGACGGCCGCGGCCAGCACGAGAGCGGCGGCCCGCGCACGCAGGCCCCGTACGCCCTGTCGGAACTGGCCCGGGACGTCCTCGCGCAGACCGCCGCCCTGGGCGCGGCCGGTCCGGTGCACCTGCTGGGGCATTCGCTGGGCGGGCTGATCGTCCGGGCGGCCGTGGTCCGCGATCCGGCCCCGTACGCCAGCCTCACGCTGCTGAGCAGCGGCCCGGGCGCGGTCTGCGCGGACCAGCAGGGCCGTACGAAGCTCCTGGTCTCGGCGCTGGAGGCGATGGGCGACGACATGCCGGGCATCTGGGCGGCCATGCGGGCCATGGATCCGCGCGACGCTCCCGCGGAGGAGCCGGCCCTCGCGGACTTCCTGCGCGCCCGCTGGCTGGGGACCGTCCCCGAGCAGCTGATGGTCACCGGCCGGGCGCTGATCGAGGAGCCGGACCGGATCGACGAGCTCGCCGCCGCGGCGCCCGGACTGGCGAAACTGGTGCTGTCCGGGGAGTCGGACCCGGTGTGGCCGGTGTCGGAGATGGACGCGATGGCGCACCGGCTGGGCGCGGCGCGGGTGGTGATCCCGGGGACCGAACACTCTCCGAACGCGGAGGACCCGGCGGCCACGGCGGCGGCGCTGGAGGCGTTCTGGAAGGCCTTCGAGGAGTCCTCCGAATAGCCCTGCGAGGGGCCTCTGACGTCTCCGGCCCTCGTTAGTAGTTAGACAAGGAAAAAATTTCCTTAGCGTAGGGAATGTTTGCGGCTTACACTTCGTTAACCCTGTGCAAGGAGAAACACTGACGAAGGGAGAAGCCCCATGCGCTTCGAGATTCTGCGCCTGGACGACGTCGACGGATCTGCCGTGGACAGCACCGTCGTGGACGCGGCCTCCGTCAACCGGATCGTGCAGCAGGCCGCGGCCGTCGGCCAGCGCATCCTGATCCGACCGGCTGAGACCGTGTCCAACTGACCGCGTCCACCTATTCGCCGAACGCCCCCGCACCGGTCCCGGTGCGGGGGCGTTCGCATGCGCGGCGGGCGGCGCTACGAGCTCTCGATCACCTGGAGCACACCGTTGATGATCTGCTGGACCGCGATCGCGGACAGCATCATGCCCGCCAGGCGCGTCACGAGGACCACGCCGCCGTCCTTGATCACGCGGATGATGACGAGCGAGTAGCGCATCACCACCCACAGCACGACATGCATCGCGACGATCGCGGCCCACACCGAGAACTGGCCGGTGACCCCGTCGGCCTTCTGCACGGCCAGGATCACCGAGACGATCGCGCCGGGCCCGGCGAGCAGCGGCATCCCGAGCGGGACGAGCGCGACGTTCACGTCCTTGGTCTGCTTCGGCTCGTCGGTCTTGCCGGTGAGCAGGTCGAGCGCGATGAGCAGGAGCAGCAGCCCGCCCGCGATCATCAGGGCCGGCACGGAGACGTGCAGGTAGTCGAGGATCTGCTGGCCGCAGAGACCGAAGACGGCGATGACGCCGAAGGCGACGCAGACGGCCTGCCAGGCCATGCGGCGCTGCACCTTGGCCGGGCGGCCGGAGGTCAGCGCGAGGAAGATGGGCGTGATCCCCGGGGGGTCCATAATCACAAAAAGGGTGAGAAAGAGGGATCCGAAGACGGCGAAATCGAGCACAGTGATGCCTTGCAGGAGAGGGGTGTCACGAAAAAAGGGGGAAGGGCGGGAGGGACGGCGGCAGAGGTCAGCCGCGTACGCGTCCACCCGCGCCGGGAACCGGGAACGCCCCGGTGGCACGGCGGGTGATCTCGCCGTAGATCTCGGGGTCGGTCGTGTACTCCCCGAGGCGGCAGGTCTTGCGGCTGCCGTGGTAATCGCTGGATCCGGTGGTCAGCAGACCGAGATCGGCGGCCAGGCCGCGCAGGCGCGCGCGGGTGGCCTCGTCGTGGTCCAT is a window encoding:
- a CDS encoding alpha/beta fold hydrolase; the encoded protein is MSKPPTLTLPPAARAYRLATARGEFAVHEAVPAGPARGIALLVPGYTGSKEDFIGLLGPLAGAGYRVVAVDGRGQHESGGPRTQAPYALSELARDVLAQTAALGAAGPVHLLGHSLGGLIVRAAVVRDPAPYASLTLLSSGPGAVCADQQGRTKLLVSALEAMGDDMPGIWAAMRAMDPRDAPAEEPALADFLRARWLGTVPEQLMVTGRALIEEPDRIDELAAAAPGLAKLVLSGESDPVWPVSEMDAMAHRLGAARVVIPGTEHSPNAEDPAATAAALEAFWKAFEESSE
- a CDS encoding MarC family protein, with amino-acid sequence MLDFAVFGSLFLTLFVIMDPPGITPIFLALTSGRPAKVQRRMAWQAVCVAFGVIAVFGLCGQQILDYLHVSVPALMIAGGLLLLLIALDLLTGKTDEPKQTKDVNVALVPLGMPLLAGPGAIVSVILAVQKADGVTGQFSVWAAIVAMHVVLWVVMRYSLVIIRVIKDGGVVLVTRLAGMMLSAIAVQQIINGVLQVIESS
- a CDS encoding DEAD/DEAH box helicase, with the protein product MTLPVAMSGTDVIGQAKTGTGKTLGFGLPLLERVVVPADVEAGRSTPDQLTDAPQALVVVPTRELCTQVTNDLLTAGKVRNVRVLAIYGGRAYEPQVEALKKGVDVIVGTPGRLLDLAGQKKLDLSKVKALVLDEADEMLDLGFLPDVERIMSYLPAKRQTMLFSATMPGAVIGLARRYMTQPTHIRAVSEDGEGATVANTTQHVFRAHNMDKPELVSRILQAEGRGLAMIFCRTKRTAADIAEQLEKRGFASGAVHGDLGQGAREQALRAFRNGKVDVLVCTDVAARGIDVEGVTHVINYQTPEDEKTFLHRVGRTGRAGKKGIAVTLVDWDDIPRWQLINKALELDFHDPVETYSTSPHLYEQMNIPAGTKGVLPRAERTRAGLKAENLEDLGETGGRGGRGGRDGGRDSGRDGGRDRGRDAGRDSGRDGGRSAAAPVAEERPARAPRQRRRTRGGSDQGAELLTPVTTEATPVAAAAPAVQAPAVQAAAVQAPEAPAADEARKPRRRRTRSAAPAATFVAPATKLEPLAPFVREPEPDFQIAPPVEPVRERRTSAARTSAPRVRAPRKAAAAPAAAPVAEVVAQAAVVEAPAAPVAAAVAVAVAEEAPVKPKRTRTRKVAAAAPAAEVVAEAAAPVAEEAPVKPKRTRTRKVAAAAPEAPAAEAAAPTAEEAPVKPKRTRTRKAVAAVETPEA